The following are from one region of the Oscillatoria salina IIICB1 genome:
- a CDS encoding YggT family protein: MATELLTTSLANFIQLYTILLIVRILLTWFQTMNWANQIAAVLSPVTDPYLNIFRSFIPPLGGALDISPILAILCLQILSSLLISV; this comes from the coding sequence ATGGCTACAGAACTTTTAACTACAAGTTTGGCAAACTTTATCCAACTTTATACGATCCTCTTGATTGTCAGGATTTTGCTGACTTGGTTTCAAACAATGAATTGGGCTAATCAAATTGCGGCGGTGTTAAGTCCCGTTACCGATCCTTATTTAAACATTTTCCGCTCTTTTATTCCTCCTCTTGGCGGAGCGCTGGATATATCGCCGATTTTAGCGATTTTATGCCTGCAAATTTTATCTTCGCTGCTAATCAGTGTGTAG
- a CDS encoding shikimate dehydrogenase yields MQFIKGTTKLFGVIGNPVKHSLSPIMHNTAIAHLAVDYVYLAFPVSGESLGMAIAGFEAIDLIGFNVTIPHKQAILPFLAEVSPIAQTVGAVNTVWRTENGWYGTNTDIAGFIAPLKSLNRDWQQVSPTILGNGGAARAVVAGCAELGCPEIKVVGRNQQRLDYFKQSWGDSGLQAKIKAYTWDELPGLVSETELLVNTTPVGMYPHIEKSPVDAKLMEKLPPNAIAYDLIYTPKPTKFLQLAAQQGAVSIDGLEMLVQQGAAALEIWLQQPAPVEVMRQSLLDYLGFGY; encoded by the coding sequence ATGCAATTTATCAAAGGTACAACAAAATTATTTGGTGTGATTGGCAATCCGGTCAAGCATTCTCTTTCTCCAATTATGCACAATACCGCGATCGCGCATCTTGCTGTGGATTATGTCTATCTCGCTTTTCCCGTATCAGGTGAATCTCTGGGAATGGCGATCGCGGGTTTTGAAGCGATCGATTTGATAGGCTTTAATGTTACTATTCCCCACAAGCAAGCAATCTTACCATTTCTCGCGGAAGTTTCACCCATAGCTCAAACTGTGGGTGCAGTAAATACGGTTTGGCGCACGGAAAATGGTTGGTATGGTACAAATACTGATATAGCTGGATTTATTGCACCTCTGAAGAGTTTAAACCGAGATTGGCAACAAGTGAGTCCAACTATTTTAGGTAATGGGGGTGCAGCGCGAGCAGTCGTAGCAGGTTGCGCGGAATTGGGCTGTCCCGAAATTAAGGTCGTAGGGCGCAATCAACAAAGATTAGATTATTTTAAACAAAGCTGGGGCGATTCAGGGCTACAAGCGAAAATTAAAGCTTATACATGGGACGAATTACCAGGGCTGGTATCGGAAACAGAGTTATTAGTGAACACAACGCCAGTAGGAATGTATCCCCATATTGAAAAGTCGCCAGTAGATGCAAAATTAATGGAAAAATTGCCACCGAACGCGATCGCCTATGACTTAATTTACACTCCCAAGCCAACCAAGTTCCTTCAATTAGCCGCTCAACAAGGTGCAGTGTCTATCGATGGACTGGAAATGTTAGTTCAACAAGGAGCCGCAGCTTTAGAAATTTGGCTTCAGCAACCAGCCCCAGTCGAGGTGATGCGTCAATCTCTGCTCGACTATTTGGGTTTTGGTTATTAA
- the rfbB gene encoding dTDP-glucose 4,6-dehydratase: protein MSKTSTNTTIRNLLVTGGAGFIGSNFVHYWCDNYPDDKVVVLDALTYAGNLNNLADLQGRENFRFIKGDIRDRILIDNLLVTENINTIAHFAAESHVDRSILAPDAFIQTNVIGTFTLLEAFRHHKQDSSQKLFLHVSTDEVYGSLAPEDPAFTETTPYAPNSPYSASKAGSDHLVRAYYHTYNLPTIITNCSNNYGSYHFPEKLIPLMCINILLGKPLPVYGDGQNIRDWLYVIDHCRALDTVIHKGKPGETYNIGGNNEVKNIDLVKMLCQLMDELAPNLPVSPASELITFVKDRPGHDKRYAINASKIREELGWTPSVTVAEGLRQTVIWYLHNRDWWEPLLSEEYQAYYRQVYQ, encoded by the coding sequence ATGTCAAAAACCTCAACAAATACCACAATCCGTAACTTATTAGTCACCGGAGGAGCAGGATTTATCGGTTCTAACTTTGTTCACTATTGGTGCGATAATTATCCTGACGATAAAGTAGTTGTTCTGGATGCGCTTACCTATGCTGGTAATCTTAACAATTTAGCCGACTTGCAAGGAAGAGAAAACTTTCGTTTTATTAAGGGAGATATCCGCGATCGCATTTTAATTGATAACCTTCTCGTAACCGAAAATATTAACACTATAGCTCATTTTGCTGCCGAATCTCATGTAGACCGCTCAATCTTAGCACCCGACGCTTTTATCCAAACTAATGTTATCGGTACTTTTACTTTACTAGAAGCATTTCGTCACCACAAACAAGATTCTTCTCAGAAACTATTTTTGCACGTTTCTACCGATGAAGTTTATGGAAGTTTAGCACCAGAAGATCCTGCATTTACCGAAACTACACCCTACGCACCAAATAGTCCTTATTCAGCTTCCAAAGCAGGTAGCGATCATCTCGTTCGAGCATATTACCACACTTATAATTTACCGACAATTATCACCAATTGCTCTAATAATTACGGCTCGTATCATTTCCCAGAAAAACTCATTCCGTTGATGTGTATCAACATCCTACTTGGTAAACCTTTACCCGTCTACGGTGACGGACAAAATATTCGAGATTGGCTTTATGTTATCGATCATTGTCGCGCATTAGATACAGTTATTCACAAAGGAAAACCAGGAGAAACTTATAACATCGGTGGTAACAATGAAGTCAAAAATATCGACTTGGTAAAAATGCTTTGTCAGCTTATGGATGAATTAGCACCTAATTTACCAGTTTCTCCAGCTAGTGAGTTAATAACTTTTGTCAAAGATCGTCCCGGACATGACAAACGTTATGCTATTAATGCTAGTAAAATTCGAGAAGAATTAGGTTGGACTCCTTCGGTAACGGTTGCAGAAGGGTTGCGTCAAACTGTTATTTGGTATTTACATAACCGTGACTGGTGGGAACCTTTACTTTCTGAGGAATATCAAGCTTATTATCGTCAAGTTTATCAGTGA
- a CDS encoding ankyrin repeat domain-containing protein → MTNINEIINELFNSIENNDLEKVQKIITAKTELLEQQLEEGATPLMQAATYGHFKIVKFLVDVGADVNKYDAYGSSSFTEAANNKHWDILNYLAPLTEQEFKETTLFIAISDGNIEAVNALISLKIDINIHTKGVWNEKGFTPLIIAVQEKETQIAKLLLEAGANPNLPEEDTGGTPLIYAAKTGSLEIINLLLKFGANPNIRDSYNENALMKAEKFGNRAIVEVLSKYS, encoded by the coding sequence ATGACTAACATTAATGAAATAATTAATGAGCTTTTCAATTCGATAGAAAATAATGATTTAGAAAAAGTACAAAAAATTATTACTGCGAAAACAGAACTTCTCGAACAACAACTTGAAGAGGGAGCAACACCTCTTATGCAAGCAGCAACTTATGGTCATTTCAAGATTGTAAAATTTTTAGTTGATGTAGGTGCAGATGTTAACAAATACGACGCTTATGGAAGTTCTTCTTTTACAGAAGCAGCTAACAATAAACACTGGGATATCCTGAATTATCTTGCTCCATTAACCGAACAAGAATTTAAAGAAACTACTTTATTTATTGCAATCTCAGATGGTAATATAGAAGCTGTTAACGCTTTAATTTCTCTTAAAATAGATATTAATATTCATACAAAAGGAGTGTGGAATGAAAAAGGTTTTACTCCTTTAATAATAGCTGTTCAGGAAAAAGAAACTCAAATAGCAAAACTTTTACTCGAAGCTGGTGCAAATCCCAATTTGCCGGAGGAAGATACAGGTGGAACACCTTTAATCTATGCTGCGAAAACTGGCTCTCTAGAGATTATAAATCTGTTATTAAAATTTGGTGCAAACCCAAATATAAGAGATAGTTATAATGAAAATGCTTTGATGAAAGCGGAAAAATTTGGGAATCGTGCAATAGTTGAAGTTTTATCTAAATACTCATAA
- a CDS encoding type II toxin-antitoxin system VapC family toxin has translation MENYVVDSHTWLWFLTRNKKLSVLGRQIIRQAQVGEVRVFIPTIVLAEITNIIRKKKLELTIEEVLERIVRGDGFSVATFDLAVFQVMTTLPQSWDIHDKIIAATACFYEATLITRDEVLLNSEIVATIWD, from the coding sequence GTGGAAAATTATGTAGTAGATAGTCATACGTGGCTATGGTTTTTAACTCGCAATAAAAAATTATCTGTACTTGGTAGACAAATTATTAGACAAGCTCAAGTCGGAGAAGTGCGAGTGTTTATTCCTACAATAGTTTTAGCAGAAATTACTAATATTATTCGGAAGAAAAAGCTGGAATTAACTATTGAGGAAGTGTTAGAAAGAATTGTTCGAGGAGATGGTTTTTCGGTAGCTACGTTTGATTTAGCAGTTTTTCAAGTTATGACTACGCTTCCGCAGAGTTGGGATATTCATGATAAGATAATCGCTGCTACTGCTTGTTTCTATGAAGCGACTTTAATTACTAGAGATGAAGTTTTGCTAAATAGCGAGATCGTCGCCACTATTTGGGATTAA
- a CDS encoding DUF456 domain-containing protein, with product MALVVLYWVLVIVMLVGVVGAVVPALPGSSLIAVAILVWAIVTNFQGVGWALGVAIAVLLLSVLIDFLASYLGAKRAGASKWGQIGAIVGLLLGFFGLLPALPIGGPLLGIFLGPLLGAFIGEFLYRRELEFDARTRQAFRAGIGVVVSSLIGNLIQGVLALAAVVVFLWTTFPPVQTF from the coding sequence ATGGCTTTAGTAGTACTTTACTGGGTGTTGGTAATCGTGATGCTAGTTGGGGTTGTGGGTGCAGTTGTTCCCGCTTTACCTGGCTCTAGTTTAATTGCAGTAGCGATTTTGGTTTGGGCGATCGTTACAAATTTTCAAGGTGTCGGTTGGGCGTTAGGCGTGGCGATCGCGGTATTATTATTAAGTGTGCTGATTGACTTTCTCGCGAGTTACTTGGGTGCAAAACGCGCAGGTGCAAGTAAGTGGGGACAAATTGGTGCGATCGTTGGTTTATTGTTAGGATTTTTTGGATTATTACCAGCTTTACCTATTGGTGGACCCTTATTAGGAATTTTTCTTGGTCCCTTGTTAGGAGCATTTATCGGTGAATTCTTGTATCGTCGTGAGTTAGAATTTGATGCGAGAACTAGACAAGCTTTCAGGGCTGGAATCGGTGTCGTAGTTAGTTCGTTAATTGGTAATCTAATTCAAGGAGTATTAGCACTAGCTGCGGTGGTAGTTTTCTTGTGGACTACTTTTCCACCCGTACAAACATTTTAA
- a CDS encoding cofactor assembly of complex C subunit B: MAKSDPNRILRLLPLFAGGLGGSLLLINRLTNIEVSASQSRSDALGVILAAVLILVGLIWQEIQPRDPDRVDLIGEEGFELVEDLPDAVKTELAWASHLLLTNTVTRSLIVYYRGRVLLRRGILAKKREVKPGAILQRVLARQKPVYLVDLKVYPGRIEFDYLPNNTQGVICQPLNNRGAIILAANAPRSYTKQDENWIEGIADKIADTLNTAMEK, translated from the coding sequence ATGGCGAAATCAGACCCCAATCGAATACTGCGACTGTTACCTTTGTTTGCTGGTGGGTTAGGTGGAAGTTTACTCTTAATTAATCGGTTGACAAATATTGAAGTTAGTGCTAGCCAATCTCGCTCGGATGCTCTAGGGGTGATTTTGGCGGCGGTACTAATTTTGGTAGGCTTAATTTGGCAGGAGATTCAGCCGCGAGACCCAGATCGGGTAGACTTGATCGGAGAGGAAGGTTTTGAATTGGTTGAGGATTTACCAGATGCGGTGAAAACTGAGTTAGCATGGGCTTCGCATTTGCTGTTGACGAATACAGTGACGCGATCGCTAATCGTTTATTATCGAGGTCGGGTTTTGCTCCGTCGTGGTATTTTAGCTAAAAAGCGCGAAGTTAAGCCTGGAGCTATTTTACAGCGCGTGTTGGCTCGGCAAAAGCCTGTGTATCTAGTTGATTTGAAGGTTTATCCAGGACGAATTGAGTTTGATTATTTACCTAATAACACACAAGGGGTAATTTGTCAACCCCTAAACAATCGAGGTGCAATAATTTTAGCAGCAAATGCGCCTCGCAGCTATACCAAGCAAGATGAAAACTGGATTGAGGGAATAGCCGATAAAATAGCAGATACATTGAATACTGCGATGGAAAAATAG
- the rpaB gene encoding response regulator transcription factor RpaB → MDNHKEKILVVDDEASIRRILETRLSMIGYDVVTAADGEEAIETFRSSTPDLVVLDVMMPKLDGYGVCQELRKESDVPIIMLTALGDVADRITGLELGADDYVVKPFSPKELEARIRSVLRRVEKNGAPGIPSSGVIHVGNIKIDTNKRQVYKGDERIRLTGMEFSLLELLVSRSGEPFSRSEILQEVWGYTPERHVDTRVVDVHISRLRAKLEDDPSNPELILTARGTGYLFQRILEGDD, encoded by the coding sequence TTGGATAATCATAAAGAAAAAATTTTGGTAGTTGATGACGAAGCTAGCATTCGGAGAATTCTCGAAACGCGCTTGTCAATGATTGGTTATGATGTTGTTACGGCGGCTGATGGAGAAGAAGCGATCGAAACTTTTCGTAGCTCTACTCCAGATTTGGTAGTCTTGGATGTAATGATGCCAAAACTAGATGGTTATGGTGTGTGTCAGGAATTACGCAAGGAATCTGATGTTCCCATCATCATGTTAACGGCTTTGGGCGATGTTGCCGATCGCATTACGGGTTTGGAGTTAGGGGCTGATGACTATGTGGTTAAACCTTTCTCCCCGAAGGAGTTAGAAGCGAGAATTCGTTCGGTGTTGCGACGGGTAGAAAAAAATGGCGCACCGGGAATTCCTAGTTCTGGCGTTATTCACGTCGGAAATATTAAAATCGATACTAACAAGCGGCAAGTTTACAAAGGTGATGAGCGTATTCGCTTGACTGGTATGGAGTTTAGCTTGTTGGAGTTGTTGGTGAGTCGTTCGGGAGAACCTTTTTCGCGATCGGAAATTTTACAGGAGGTTTGGGGTTATACTCCGGAACGTCACGTTGATACTCGCGTGGTTGATGTTCATATCTCGCGTTTACGAGCAAAATTAGAGGACGATCCGAGTAATCCTGAGTTAATTCTCACTGCTAGAGGTACTGGCTATCTGTTTCAGCGTATTTTAGAAGGAGATGATTAG